The Phaeobacter gallaeciensis DSM 26640 genomic sequence TCGACCGGAACCCCGCGCAGCTCGTTGTCGCCGTTGCGGTTGTTGGCGGCATGGACACGATATTTCAGGGTTCGCGCGCCCGTGGTAGCATCCTTGTAGACTTGGCGGACCCAGATTGACCCCTCAAGGCTATTCAAGGTGCCGTCCAGATCAAGAGTGGTGACAGACGACCATGCGCCGCCGATGGGGTCAGTGGCGGAATGGATCTCAATATTGCGGTTCGCGCTGTTCTTGATGCACATGTACCACGTGTCGTCATCAGCCTGCGTAAGGTCAGGCTCAAGCATCGCAGTCGTGGTGGTGCCAACATTCATCGCGACCGGCGGGCCGAATGTCATCGCGTCGATATCAAGGCACTCAGCAATATATGGCCGGAACGTCGGGGACTGATTGCCGAACCCGTCAGTGTAATCGTCCTGCGTCCGAATGCTGATGGTCAGGTAGACCTTATCCCCGATGTTGTGGAAGCGCGGACCCCACAGCAGATCCGCCGCGCGGGTGGCCCCTGGTAGTGTGGTGCCGCGCACCCCGCCGAAAGCGTTGCTGCCTTGGAGCTGGCATTTGATGTTCACCGGGGTGCCAAGAGCGCTCAGGACATAGACCGAAAAGTCGTATTCCAGGCCCTCGCCTGCGGTTACGGGCATCAACCACGGGTCCATGCGGCGACGGCGCGCCCAGAATGGTTGACTGTCACGCCCGCCGGTTGTCGCATCGCCCGCGCCCCGGATAACAGGGAACTGGTTCAACCGCTTGAGGGTTACGCCATCATTGGACAGGTGAAAATACTGCGCGGTCACATCTTGGTTTTTGAAGGCAGACATCAGAAACAGGTTGTCAAGCTGCCCGCCTTCGCGCCGCAGACCGTCAACGCCGAACCCCCACAGTGCGCTGTCCAGACCTGTTGCGGTACTGTCCACGGTATAGCCCGCACCATTACAGAACACCCGCTGACCGTCGCGTAGGTCGCCGCGCTGGATCGCGCCGCGCAGCTTGTAGATATCGGAAAACTCAGGGCCGATCTCGAACGCCTTAACCCCGCCGATGGTGGTAAGATCTGGGTCAGCTTCAGACGCATCGGTCACGATGTACCGGGTGTTTTCCGTCTAAGCGCTGAGAATAGTCCCGACCGGGTAACTATCTGTCGCGTCCGCGCGCAAATCGGTCCCGTTGGCGAATGACTTGATATCGCCCGCGCCGCCGGTTCCATCAGGCAGGGTCACGGTCGCAAGGTTCCCGGTCAGCTCCACATCGCCGCCAACAACATCGATCGCTGTCGCGGTGCCCAGCGGGTTGCCATCGCTGCGGATCGCAACGCCCTGAACCGCCGACGTGCTGAGAGCGCTGGCCGGAGCGCGGGAGATATCGCCATCAACCTCGACCAGAACAGTGTTCTCAGGGCCAAGCGTATCGACCTGTGGGAGTTCGTTCGCGTTTTTCTGCGGTGTTCTTGTCATGCTCTATCCCTCAGCGAAGCTCAGACCAGTTTGTAAAGCCGCCGGTTGTCCGGTAGAAATGATCCGGCGGAATTGTTACGGAGGCTGCGGTCTCAAACGAACCCGGCGCGCCAAGGGTGGCGATGGGCACCCATGCGCTCCCGTCAGCTGAAACCTGCGCGATGCCACCGCTGGAGCCGTGGACCATCCACTGAATGGGGCGACCAGCGTCGTTCTGATAGGAGATGTTGGCGGTGCGTGATCCGTTCAGGTTCTGCCAATACTGCCCCACCCCCAGCGCTTTACCGTCCACCTCAGTGCCCACAAACGCCTTGACCGACTGCTGGCTGGGCGCGGCGGTTGCGCTGTCGCTTGCCATGTCGTCCTCATCGAGAAAACCGCGTGTGGCCACAGCCCCCAGGCCAAGGGTGGTTCGGGCCGACGCCGCATCAGACGCTGCAATGAGCGACTTCCCATAGGCCGTTACCGCGTTCCAAAGCCCGGTAAGGTTCGCAATCGCCGCCTGCACGTTGGTCGCGCTGTTCCCGGTGATCGGGGTGAACTTCACCAGCCCCGCGCCCGTCTCATCCGTGGTGGTGACGTGCCAATTGTCCGACGGGAACCCCGGCAAGCTGGTGTTCGTTTCAGGATCGCGGATATCCAGTTTCAGAACCTTGTCCGTGAACACGGCAGTGAAGTTGCCCGCGCTGTCCGCCACCAGAGGCGGAGGGACAACAACCGTTCCGGCCTTGTCCGAATAGACCGTCAGAGGGGAAACCGTGCCCTCCTTGTAGAAATACGCCATTGCGCCGGGGACAATGTTGCCATTGCCATCCAGCGCACGGGGCATAAGAACCCTGTTCGCCATGGTGTTCGCCTCTATGTGGGGAATTGGAACGCAAGAGACCCCGCCGAAGCGGGGTTGTGCCTTGCTATTGAAATCAGTGATTTAGATTACGCCGCTGCGTCCAGGGTTGCGGCTATGTTGCGGAACATGCGCTCATCAAGACCGTCGAAAACCCCACCTCTGTAGACTTCCCCAACAAGCCTGTCCTCAAGCGCAAACTGGATCTGCGCGGCAATGCCAGCCAGCGTGGCGGGCATTGTTTCCATTAGATTGCGTTCCAACTCGTCTCCACGCTCAAGGATGCGCTCGGCGGCGTCACTGCCATCTTCATGCAGCAACCAATCCGCCCGCAAGGCCCGCCACTGGTCCAGCCATTCGGGATGTGGGTCCTTTGCGGCAGCGCCTGCGGCGATCCCCACGCCGAGAGCGGGGATGGTGATAGACCCGGTGAGAAAGGAACGGCGCTTCATGCTGCGCCTCCTTTCGGAGGGAAAGGGCCACCAGATTTTGTAGTTTGCGCCACCGTGGCGCAAACCTCCCCGAACTCGGAAAGAGCGCTAAGATGCCGGTCGATTGCGGAGCGTAACTTGCGGCGGGAATAATAGACCTTCTCTTTAGCTTTCATCTTAGCAGTGTATTCACCCTTGGTGGAAGCCATCATCGCCTCATAGTCTGCGCTTCCAGTTTCGATACTGTCCAATCCGTTCATGCGGCGAAAGTCTGCATACGCCTCTGTCAACGTGCGGCTTTCGTTGTTCGCCGCAATCTCAGCACGGCGCAATTGGATAGCGAGGTCGGCAATCAAAACCGCATCAGCGGTCTTTTCGCCCTCAGTCTTTTCGGCAATCCTCGCTGGAGGATGGGGAAAGCCCAGTTTTTCTGACAGCTGCCGAGCGGCCAAAATGCCAAAGGTTTCCCGGCACTCATCGACCATAGCAGTTTTCCAGCCCATTTCTTCGGCGGTCCATTCGCTGAACGGCTTCATTTCGCACCCCCGATCAGCTTGAGTTTGCTTTGACCCATCCGCTCCGAAGCATAGACCTTTGCTTTATGCAGAAGGCCGTTTTTCATGCAGGCGGACGCTTTATCCGGGTCGAACATCCGCGCCCCACGCATCCCAAGCTGGGCCGTGCGGCAGTGCTCGATCTGGCAGCCCATTTCTGCAAGGCGGTTGCCGAGCCAGCGCGGCGCGTTCTTGAGCGGCGGCAGGTTGTGAGAACTCCAGATTTGACCAGAGGTCTTTCCCTCGACGTAAACTCCCGGTGATGACGGCTGAACAACAGTGGCGATTGCGGTAACTGCTGTGGCCATTGTGGCGATCTGCCCCTCAATCGCGGTGACCTTGCCCGAAAGCATCCGAGCAATGCCATTGGTTCGGACGATCTGCTCCAAAACGTCCGCCGGAAGGTGCTGCACTACACCCTCCATTTTCTCGCGAATTGCCTGGTTCCCCCACATATGAAAATCATGGCTCAGATACTTGGCGTAGGCGATCCCGATCTGCCAGTGCGCGAAAGTGCCCCCGTTCTTCCCCCGCTTGGAGGTCAAAACCTGTGCCTCACTCAGGTTTTGGGAAACGGCGACAGCGTCAATGAAGGCCCTACCCTCGAAGCGCGCCCAATTGTACGGCTCCTTGTTCTCAGTCGAGCCTGCCGCCTTCCACATATCGGTGAGCGATAGCATTTCGCCCTTCTCACGAATTGCCACGCCACCGTAGACAAGTTCGCTTCCAGTGATTA encodes the following:
- a CDS encoding KilA-N domain-containing protein; translated protein: MTKHEIITGSELVYGGVAIREKGEMLSLTDMWKAAGSTENKEPYNWARFEGRAFIDAVAVSQNLSEAQVLTSKRGKNGGTFAHWQIGIAYAKYLSHDFHMWGNQAIREKMEGVVQHLPADVLEQIVRTNGIARMLSGKVTAIEGQIATMATAVTAIATVVQPSSPGVYVEGKTSGQIWSSHNLPPLKNAPRWLGNRLAEMGCQIEHCRTAQLGMRGARMFDPDKASACMKNGLLHKAKVYASERMGQSKLKLIGGAK